One segment of Anopheles stephensi strain Indian chromosome 3, UCI_ANSTEP_V1.0, whole genome shotgun sequence DNA contains the following:
- the LOC118512598 gene encoding 2-oxoglutarate and iron-dependent oxygenase JMJD4 homolog, translated as MDVIEIDSHTPDTTQRSDHHDTIERVALKNITYELFFRNFMQPNRAVVVEGVATDWQCYQRWIDRTVAPPKLDVSYLKGILPNVPVPVADCGKQHYNSHEKIELALYDFLQSWESDETNADQRQRQRNRYYLKDWHLRSELPQYSFYRTPALFASDWLNEYLVENGSDDYRFVYIGPKGTWTAFHADVFGSYSWSVNIFGRKLWYLLPPGEEQKLLNSRRNLPFIVTEQTLQDAGVVFFSILQEAGEAIFVPSGWYHQVQNVEDAISVNHNWFNGCNVGTIWNNLRGALDDVRREIDDCRDMDNFDEHCQVMLKASFGIDYADFLAIIQYVCDKRLASFKEGSTVQQIDNYVLGGKHLMYDLITIRNLLMEIEEQDSLAYYPALNDLVLSCLKRIEAVL; from the coding sequence ATGGACGTAATCGAAATCGATTCCCACACACCTGATACTACACAACGAAGCGACCACCATGATACAATTGAACGTGTAGCGCTGAAGAACATCACGTATGAATTGTTTTTTCGAAACTTTATGCAACCAAACCGTGCCGTTGTTGTGGAAGGAGTTGCCACCGATTGGCAGTGCTATCAGCGTTGGATCGATCGGACGGTGGCTCCTCCGAAGCTAGATGTATCGTACCTGAAAGGGATACTGCCAAACGTGCCTGTTCCGGTGGCCGACTGTGGAAAACAGCATTACAATTCGCACGAAAAGATTGAGCTAGCTCTGTATGACTTTCTGCAGTCTTGGGAGTCCGATGAAACGAACGCTGATCAGCGGCAAAGGCAACGCAACCGATACTACCTCAAGGATTGGCATCTGCGTAGTGAACTTCCGCAGTATAGCTTCTACCGTACACCGGCCCTATTCGCATCCGACTGGTTGAACGAATATCTCGTCGAGAATGGGTCAGACGACTATCGATTTGTGTACATCGGACCGAAAGGCACGTGGACTGCCTTCCACGCGGATGTGTTTGGTTCGTACAGCTGGTCGGTGAATATTTTTGGCCGGAAGCTATGGTATCTGTTGCCCCCTGGTGAAGAGCAAAAACTGCTCAACAGTCGGCGCAATTTACCATTCATTGTCACGGAGCAAACGCTTCAGGATGCTGGAGTGGTATTTTTCTCGATTCTGCAGGAAGCGGGAGAAGCAATATTTGTACCGTCCGGCTGGTACCATCAGGTGCAGAACGTTGAGGATGCGATATCGGTTAATCATAATTGGTTTAATGGATGCAACGTTGGCACGATATGGAACAATCTTCGTGGCGCTTTGGATGATGTTCGGCGTGAGATTGACGATTGCCGCGATATGGACAACTTTGACGAGCACTGCCAGGTGATGCTGAAGGCAAGCTTCGGCATAGATTATGCCGATTTCTTGGCAATCATTCAATACGTCTGTGATAAACGGTTAGCGAGCTTTAAAGAAGGCAGCACGGTGCAGCAAATAGATAATTACGTACTAGGAGGGAAGCACTTGATGTACGATTTAATCACCATTCGCAATTTGCTCATGGAGATCGAGGAACAGGATTCGCTAGCCTATTATCCTGCACTAAACGATTTGGTCTTGTCCTGTTTGAAACGAATTGAAGCTGTACTTTAG
- the LOC118512597 gene encoding alpha-methylacyl-CoA racemase has product MALKGLKVVEFVGLAPGPFCGMLLSDFGATVTRIDMNPRNSIDVLQGGKRSLALNLKQPKAIDVVRSLCRGSDVLIEPFRPGVMEKFGLGPTVLLKDNPRLIYARLTGFGQTGTHAVRAGHDLNYVALSGVLSMLGRKTNKPTAPINLVADFAGGGLMCAFGILAAIVERHRSGKGQIIDHAMVEGAAYVGSWLFRSQTLPIWGNPRGENIIDGGAHFYDTYETKDGKFLSVGAIENKFYRLLLEGLGLDPDLSQLDDDEERRKLFETTFKTKTRDEWMEIFGEKDACVFPVLTPDEVESYQHNRERDVFVDYQRKEDEVLVPTPAPKLSRTPARSGVTVKERGELEMAEEILGEIGVERQELVRLYEEGVLLLSNKPKM; this is encoded by the exons ATGGCTCTCAAGGGATTAAAGGTTGTCGAGTTCGTCGGGTTAGCGCCGGGACCGTTTTGTGGCATGCTGCTGTCGGATTTCGGTGCCACCGTTACGCGGATTGATATG AACCCACGGAACTCCATCGATGTACTGCAGGGTGGAAAACGATCGCTTGCTCTTAACCTGAAGCAACCGAAAGCGATCGACGTGGTGCGCTCGCTGTGCCGTGGGTCGGATGTGCTGATAGAACCGTTTCGTCCGGGCGTGATGGAAAAGTTCGGTCTCGGGCCTACCGTGCTTTTAAAGGACAATCCCCGGCTCATATACGCACGGCTGACCGGTTTCGGACAGACCGGTACACATGCGGTTCGTGCTGGACACGATCTGAACTATGTCGCCCTGTCCGGGGTGCTTTCGATGCTGGGCCGCAAAACGAACAAACCCACGGCACCGATTAACTTGGTGGCCGATTTTGCTGGTGGTGGGCTGATGTGTGCGTTTGGCATTTTAGCGGCAATCGTCGAGAGGCACCGGTCCGGCAAGGGCCAGATTATCGATCACGCGATGGTGGAAGGTGCTGCCTACGTTGGTAGCTGGCTATTCCGGTCTCAAACCTTACCGATTTGGGGTAATCCGCGGGGGGAGAATATCATCGATGGTGGAGCCCATTTTTACGATACGTATGAAACGAAGGATGGCAAATTTCTGTCCGTCGGTGCGATCGAGAACAAATTctaccgtttgctgctggaaGGGCTAGGGTTAGATCCGGACCTGTCCCAGCTAGACGATGATGAAGAACGAAGGAAACTTTTCGAAACCACATTTAAGACGAAAACGCGTGATGAATGGATGGAAATATTTGGCGAGAAGGATGCCTGTGTctttccggtgctaacaccAGACGAAGTAGAATCGTACCAACACAATCGGGAGCGTGACGTGTTTGTGGATTATCAGCGCAAAGAGGATGAGGTGTTGGTTCCAACGCCAGCACCAAAACTAAGCCGAACGCCGGCCCGTTCCGGAGTGACCGTGAAGGAACGAGGTGAGTTGGAAATGGCCGAAGAGATACTGGGCGAAATTGGCGTTGAGCGTCAGGAACTTGTCCGACTGTACGAGGAAGGCGTTTTACTGCTTTCCAACAAACCAAAGATGTGA
- the LOC118512599 gene encoding uncharacterized protein LOC118512599, whose translation MTVERIDTFYDLDSIYSTIERMLLLIRQLSGVARLGENGRSLSFELQWINEIDERKYQIEELRSSVQYLFAQFRKIYLVNKDLYAQLNKRGGRVFELDKQIEAQGDSKYLYFLTDAIKYEPALLAMQRVLDRTMREIRIFRNQRNQHKLELCIGHIRCENYDKVYDEYCSFENGLQQLPLIIEAVFERDMKNLLKVLLFLTGYRKLNKANSSETFVTGCEYMLQQLQQSNELLEHPLSLLLYGFVVDSLHELPELSAASRMEDVYRERLEAVRSELIDCIQRTVRLIQTTPHVTASLAKLFHHIAEEILIELLKRAYEGDVRNLQNILQFVAHLSCIDHDIVSYRVLYAQMEHYDHLFQPEIFLLAYRIKQTMQESGFPTANLRGDLERLKASLPPVVVTILWNTVTISRHESRILLKFSSIGKDVGFSRYIADKNRVEFEPLEEGNCFRIRACAINGFLGESGTGSPMIAPKSESLSNAKFRWRLIPVASCEYFRVQNYASGALLYSQIPCEESEYDFYNSKEVLQLTGSERSLTAQNSYWKLMEYSRRSRSGSGSLSEGECRIL comes from the coding sequence ATGACTGTGGAACGTATCGACACGTTCTACGACCTGGACAGCATCTACAGCACCATCGAgcggatgctgctgctcataCGCCAACTGTCCGGTGTGGCCCGGCTGGGTGAAAATGGCCGTTCCCTTTCCTTCGAACTCCAGTGGATCAACGAAATTGACGAACGGAAGTACCAGATCGAGGAGCTGCGCAGCTCGGTACAGTATCTGTTCGCCCAGTTTCGCAAGATCTATCTCGTCAACAAGGATCTGTACGCACAGCTGAACAAGCGCGGTGGTCGTGTGTTTGAGCTGGACAAACAGATCGAAGCCCAGGGTGACAGCAAGTATCTTTACTTCCTAACCGATGCGATCAAGTACGAACCGGCACTGCTCGCCATGCAACGGGTGCTTGATCGTACGATGCGCGAAATAAGGATCTTCCGGAACCAGCGCAATCAGCACAAGCTGGAGCTATGCATTGGACACATCCGGTGTGAGAACTATGACAAGGTGTACGATGAGTACTGTTCGTTTGAGAATGGGTTGCAACAGCTACCGCTAATCATTGAAGCGGTTTTCGAGCGGGACATGAAGAATCTTCTCAAGGTGCTGCTATTTCTTACCGGCTACCGGAAGCTCAACAAAGCCAACTCTTCCGAAACGTTCGTGACCGGGTGCGAGTACATGCTGCAGCAGCTACAGCAATCGAACGAACTGTTGGAACATCCGCTTAGCCTGCTGCTGTACGGCTTTGTGGTCGATTCGCTTCACGAGCTCCCGGAACTGTCGGCGGCTTCACGAATGGAAGACGTCTACCGGGAACGGTTGGAAGCTGTGCGATCGGAGCTGATCGACTGTATCCAGCGAACGGTGCGACTCATCCAAACGACACCCCATGTGACAGCTTCACTGGCGAAACTTTTTCACCATATAGCTGAGGAAATCCTGATCGAACTGTTGAAGCGAGCCTATGAAGGAGACGTTCGGAATCTGCAAAACATTCTACAGTTTGTTGCACACTTGTCTTGCATCGATCACGATATCGTTAGCTATCGTGTGCTGTACGCCCAGATGGAGCATTACGATCATCTGTTTCAGCCGGAGATATTCCTGCTTGCCTATCGCATCAAACAGACCATGCAAGAGTCGGGCTTTCCGACTGCAAACCTGCGTGGAGATTTAGAACGTCTCAAAGCCAGCCTGCCTCCCGTTGTGGTAACGATCCTGTGGAATACGGTTACAATTTCCCGCCACGAGTCTCGCATCCTGCTCAAATTTAGCTCCATCGGAAAGGATGTTGGATTTTCGCGCTATATTGCCGACAAGAATCGGGTAGAGTTTGAGCCCCTGGAGGAGGGAAACTGTTTCCGAATTCGAGCTTGTGCCATTAACGGATTTCTTGGTGAGAGTGGCACAGGATCGCCAATGATCGCGCCCAAATCGGAAAGCCTTTCGAATGCAAAGTTTCGCTGGAGATTAATCCCGGTAGCGAGCTGCGAGTACTTCCGAGTGCAGAACTACGCCAGCGGAGCACTGCTATACTCACAGATACCGTGCGAGGAGTCGGAGTACGATTTCTACAACAGTAAGGAGGTGTTGCAGCTAACGGGCAGCGAACGTTCACTGACCGCACAGAACAGCTACTGGAAGCTAATGGAATATTCGCGAAGATCGCGCAGTGGTAGCGGCAGCCTGAGTGAAGGAGAATGTCGCATTCTGTGA
- the LOC118512600 gene encoding cyclic AMP-dependent transcription factor ATF-7 encodes MEVKQDHSDSRVNEVEFRCKIDGCKQSFTTELHCTAHTKKHDLSLNLEMPLKGPGVIFADQTPTPTRLIGKCEEVGLFEDLQKVNPFDETFRRAVESGTSSSPSLTGDQTPLAVTQAVACCRAAEGETLHTPHIFPSGIDRSGLEALGSEPAAAKQRAKIRATGVSLRTKQPVQQVEKAAPATPATAVASKPNNEPKSSKKTTAAKRKAPAVVDILPKPSVQPAPFAGESIPLIIIPSGPPDNNTKQPVEGTVLVKEKLKEHLAKVRESATQGAKESSTARKRVKQQVDVKPNPPSKPTKPIDLTKPTDEQDHLKHERWKAAAKRYRLRVKKSQDQQLQRNIELEEENIRLRTQLAELKHAHRNCNVTRSASSVKVALLQGTGGASTQGVPSATVVVQQEANAALLNTIEQQQQHQQHQLQQPVPLSVPQQRYITSHIIDGNTFNRVPIIIVMGSTATAPVVSGAVSDGAGRALEEGTG; translated from the exons ATGGAGGTGAAACAAGATCATTCCGATAGTCGCGTGAATGAAGTGGAATTCCGGTGCAAAATCGATGGATGCAAGCAAAGCTTTACCACCGAGCTGCATTGCACCGCACACACGAAGAAGCACGATTTGAGCCTAAACCTGGAGATGCCACTGAAAGGTCCGGGTGTCATATTTGCCGATCAAACGCCGACCCCAACACGGCTGATTGGCAAATGCGAGGaggttggtttgtttgaagACCTACAGAAGGTGAACCCGTTCGATGAGACGTTCCGCCGGGCGGTTGAATCGGGTACGAGCAGCAGTCCGTCGCTGACCGGTGATCAAACTCCGCTGGCCGTGACACAAGCGGTTGCCTGCTGCCGTGCTGCCGAAGGCGAAACGTTGCACACGCCACACATATTCCCCAGcgggatcgatcgatcgggccTGGAAGCGCTGGGCAGCGAGCCGGCAGCAGCTAAGCAACGGGCGAAAATCAGAGCAACCGGTGTATCCTTACGAACCAAGCAACCTGTTCAGCAGGTGGAAAAGGCGGCGCCTGCTACAcctgctactgctgttgctaGTAAACCCAACAATGAGCCGAAAAGCTCCAAAAAGACAACTGCCGCGAAGCGCAAAGCGCCCGCCGTGGTGGATATACTGCCGAAACCGTCCGTACAGCCAGCACCGTTTGCAGGCGAATCGATTCCACTCATCATCATTCCGTCCGGCCCGCCGGACAACAACACAAAGCAACCAGTGGAAGGAACGGTTCTGGTGAAGGAAAAGCTAAAGGAACATCTAGCGAAGGTGCGAGAATCGGCCACACAGGGAGCGAAGGAAAGCTCGACGGCTAGAAAGCGTGTCAAGCAGCAGGTGGACGTTAAGCCGAACCCGCCGAGCAAACCGACGAAACCGATCGATCTCACCAAACCAACCGACGAGCAGGATCATTTGAAGCACGAGCGATGGAAGGCGGCCGCCAAACGCTACCG ACTGCGCGTCAAGAAAAGCCAAGACCAGCAGCTGCAACGCAACATTGagctggaagaagaaaacattcGCCTGCGTACGCAGCTGGCCGAATTAAAGCACGCCCATCGTAACTGTAACGTAACGCGCAGTGCAAGCTCCGTAAAGGTTGCACTGCTACAGGGAACGGGAGGTGCATCGACGCAAGGCGTTCCAAGTGCAACCGTCGTGGTACAGCAGGAAGCGAATGCGGCACTGCTCAACACaatcgaacagcagcagcagcaccagcagcaccagcttcaaCAGCCGGTTCCATTGTCCGTCCCACAGCAACGATACATTACATCGCACATCATCGACGGTAACACGTTTAATCGTGTGCCTATAATCATTGTGATGGGATCGACGGCGACGGCACCGGTTGTGTCGGGCGCCGTTAGTGATGGTGCAGGTCGTGCCTTAGAGGAGGGTACGGGGTAA